A region from the Helcococcus ovis genome encodes:
- a CDS encoding alpha-mannosidase yields MKKIVHVVSHSHWDREWYMPLVSHQMRLVDLIDGIIEASKDNKFISFQMDGHYLPIEDYLAIRPENRDVVYRLIKEGKIIIGPWYILQDSFLTSGESNVRNLEIGMKKSEELGVPAKIGYFPDTFGNIGQAPQILKKAGINNAYFGRGVKATGFANVVFEDYTSSSSEMYWQSPDGSKVLGILFANWYCNGVDIPYETELMKKYLDKKIEDMEKYASTRHLLLMNGCDHSPVQKNIGEIIEKANTLYEDYEFIHSNLDNYYESVASEVDGSKLSVIKGELRSQTTNGWGTLQGTSSSRYRLKNYNKIIEMRLEEVVQPLYTMLFDKEKYPVDKIDYVYRTLFTNHPHDSICGCSVDSVHDGNIRRFKTCVEGLDYLENQAKKYLSENIKNDYKEEHVFTVINTTPYHQRKEATIEIEYAKRYFSGFEYLKFTQEMKKERIPNLRVVDDYVEYDTYVKDLGVLFDYELPDNQFRRGYFTRKIQVKFVTELDPFERRIFRLVPKEDYIGKPNMIDTREVDTNILNLKIEDNATLTITDKRNNKVYKNVFMIEDSGDIGNEYIYRQSGDKKVIKSSTLVDYSVEELTTKLYEIKMTERISVPKSASQQLLDEQKLVISVENRTAPRCDEYVDILVYKKIKIDKLKSTITAKIKFENTAKDHRMRILIDHNLDTDKVNAESIFEVVSRDAYPPKTWENPDFTQNFNRFVEMHDKDGGFTISSVGVQEYEQTEDGLALTLFRAVGEMGDWGYFPTPDAQCQEFLRFEFHLDFFVKDYVSSWQRALGNRVPYFTTQIAKNEGKIEANTAYDMNLGSNIFSTLYRNEKGERILRVYNPDKITHRLYVQNGEICDILGRKSLNDESLNNSFLNPYEIRTIKWED; encoded by the coding sequence ATGAAAAAAATAGTTCATGTGGTATCACATTCTCACTGGGATAGAGAATGGTATATGCCCCTAGTTAGCCATCAGATGAGGCTTGTAGATCTTATTGACGGGATTATAGAAGCTTCGAAAGACAATAAATTTATCTCATTTCAAATGGATGGACATTATTTACCAATAGAAGACTATTTAGCGATTAGACCGGAAAATAGAGATGTTGTCTATAGATTAATAAAAGAAGGCAAGATTATAATTGGACCTTGGTACATTCTTCAAGATTCATTTTTAACCTCCGGAGAATCAAATGTTAGAAACCTTGAAATTGGTATGAAAAAGTCTGAAGAACTGGGCGTGCCTGCAAAAATTGGATATTTCCCGGATACATTTGGAAATATAGGTCAAGCACCACAAATTTTGAAAAAAGCAGGCATTAACAATGCATATTTTGGTAGAGGTGTAAAAGCTACCGGTTTTGCTAATGTAGTTTTTGAAGATTATACATCAAGTAGTTCTGAAATGTATTGGCAATCACCGGATGGGTCAAAAGTTTTAGGCATATTATTTGCGAACTGGTATTGTAATGGAGTGGATATTCCTTATGAAACTGAATTGATGAAAAAATATCTCGATAAGAAAATTGAGGATATGGAAAAATATGCCTCAACAAGACATTTATTATTGATGAATGGTTGCGATCATTCTCCGGTACAAAAAAATATTGGGGAAATTATCGAAAAAGCAAATACATTATATGAAGATTATGAATTCATACATTCAAACTTAGATAATTATTATGAATCGGTTGCGTCTGAGGTAGACGGTTCAAAACTGTCAGTCATCAAGGGAGAATTAAGATCTCAAACTACAAATGGGTGGGGGACATTACAAGGCACCTCATCATCAAGATATAGATTAAAAAATTACAATAAAATTATTGAAATGAGATTGGAAGAGGTTGTTCAACCACTTTATACAATGTTATTTGATAAAGAAAAATATCCTGTAGATAAAATAGATTATGTTTATAGGACATTATTTACAAATCATCCACATGATAGCATTTGTGGTTGCTCGGTAGATTCTGTGCATGATGGAAATATAAGAAGATTTAAGACTTGTGTTGAAGGCTTGGATTATCTTGAAAATCAGGCAAAGAAATATTTGAGTGAAAATATTAAAAATGATTATAAGGAAGAACATGTGTTTACAGTTATAAATACTACACCTTATCATCAAAGAAAAGAAGCAACTATCGAAATAGAATATGCTAAGAGATATTTTTCAGGATTTGAATATTTGAAATTTACTCAAGAAATGAAAAAAGAAAGAATCCCTAATTTAAGAGTTGTTGATGATTATGTCGAATATGACACATATGTAAAAGATTTGGGCGTGTTATTTGATTATGAATTACCGGATAATCAATTTAGAAGAGGTTATTTTACAAGAAAGATTCAAGTTAAGTTTGTTACGGAGTTAGATCCTTTTGAAAGAAGAATATTCAGATTGGTACCTAAGGAAGATTATATTGGAAAACCAAATATGATTGACACTAGAGAAGTTGATACAAATATTTTGAATTTGAAGATTGAAGATAATGCAACATTAACAATAACTGACAAGCGAAACAATAAAGTATATAAAAATGTATTCATGATTGAAGATAGCGGAGATATCGGAAATGAATATATTTATAGACAATCCGGAGATAAAAAGGTAATTAAGAGTTCAACCTTAGTTGACTACTCAGTTGAAGAGTTGACAACTAAACTTTATGAAATAAAGATGACTGAAAGAATCTCTGTGCCAAAAAGTGCATCACAACAATTATTAGATGAACAAAAATTGGTAATTTCAGTAGAAAATAGAACAGCTCCACGTTGTGATGAATATGTAGACATCTTAGTATATAAGAAAATTAAAATAGATAAGCTAAAGTCAACAATTACAGCTAAAATAAAATTTGAAAATACAGCTAAAGATCATAGAATGAGAATCTTAATTGATCACAATTTAGATACGGACAAAGTAAATGCTGAGTCTATATTTGAAGTTGTTTCAAGAGATGCTTATCCTCCAAAAACATGGGAAAATCCGGATTTTACTCAAAACTTTAACAGATTTGTGGAAATGCACGATAAAGATGGCGGATTTACAATATCTTCAGTTGGTGTTCAAGAATATGAGCAAACAGAAGATGGTTTAGCATTGACCTTGTTTAGAGCTGTTGGAGAAATGGGGGACTGGGGATACTTCCCAACACCTGATGCACAATGTCAAGAGTTTTTAAGATTTGAATTTCATTTAGATTTCTTTGTAAAGGATTATGTATCTTCATGGCAAAGGGCATTGGGAAATAGAGTGCCTTACTTTACAACACAAATTGCTAAAAATGAAGGTAAAATCGAAGCAAATACAGCTTATGATATGAATTTAGGTTCAAATATTTTCTCTACATTGTACAGAAATGAAAAAGGAGAAAGGATTTTAAGAGTTTACAATCCTGATAAGATAACACATAGACTGTATGTTCAAAATGGTGAAATATGTGATATTTTAGGACGTAAGTCGTTAAACGATGAATCCTTAAATAACAGTTTCTTAAATCCATATGAGATTAGAACAATTAAATGGGAGGATTAA
- a CDS encoding right-handed parallel beta-helix repeat-containing protein encodes MKINEIKNIIENRDDYIKFKNSKYDFFKEDSEYINLHFSNTNTIENPYKHIMLNVENKNRYTIDGNEAELVFHGDVNTFLIKNCCDITIKNLTIDYYNPTSIELYVKNINEELNYVDFIIPKAFNYYLEENDIIWTSEKNENHYYWMGKNQFKSYAVTIFDLKNKYCKRMDINDGPLINHISIEKLSDGVRVFYKKIPKSVKKDYMICLNESYDRNNAGFSIIESKNIKFENVSFNYLHGFGLLIQMSENVIFENCKFMGNEKHIVSSFADSIHVSGLKGKIEIKNCIFDSSLDDSINIHGTYVRVEEVEKNKAIMRYVHHQQGGFKQFFVGNEVEFFNRETLEKVENKSYRVIDVTNPGEYSNNLQYMEVYFDKDLPDYLNDKIDNEGKYVAENITYTPEVLIENNKFSNVPSRALLCTTRKKTVIRNNIFENITMASIYLSNDANEWYESGKIENMIIENNVFKYNKEFLKLNDTKSIWIEPILKNENKEVSIHKNIKIINNKFEIEKEKAVIFKNTSNIFIDKNIYQN; translated from the coding sequence ATGAAAATAAATGAAATAAAAAATATAATTGAAAATCGAGATGATTATATCAAATTCAAAAATTCAAAATATGATTTTTTTAAAGAAGATTCAGAATATATAAATCTTCATTTTTCAAATACAAATACAATTGAAAATCCATATAAGCATATAATGCTGAATGTAGAAAATAAAAATAGATACACAATAGATGGAAATGAAGCCGAATTAGTTTTTCATGGCGATGTAAATACATTTTTAATTAAAAATTGTTGCGATATAACAATAAAAAATTTAACTATTGATTATTATAATCCTACATCAATAGAGCTATATGTTAAAAATATAAATGAAGAGTTAAACTATGTTGATTTTATTATTCCTAAAGCATTTAATTATTATTTAGAAGAAAATGATATAATTTGGACTTCAGAAAAAAATGAGAATCACTATTATTGGATGGGGAAAAATCAATTTAAATCATATGCGGTAACAATTTTTGATCTAAAAAATAAATATTGTAAAAGAATGGATATAAATGACGGACCTTTAATTAATCATATTTCAATTGAAAAACTTAGTGACGGTGTAAGAGTTTTTTACAAAAAGATACCAAAATCTGTAAAAAAAGATTATATGATATGCTTAAATGAGTCTTATGATAGAAATAATGCCGGTTTTTCAATTATAGAATCAAAAAATATAAAATTTGAAAATGTTAGTTTCAATTATTTACATGGTTTTGGGCTTTTAATTCAAATGTCAGAAAATGTGATTTTTGAAAATTGTAAATTTATGGGAAATGAAAAACATATTGTATCAAGTTTTGCTGATTCCATTCACGTTTCGGGATTAAAAGGTAAAATTGAAATTAAAAATTGTATTTTTGATTCGTCCCTAGATGATTCAATCAATATACATGGTACATATGTGAGAGTGGAAGAGGTTGAAAAAAACAAAGCTATTATGAGATATGTACACCATCAACAAGGGGGATTTAAGCAATTTTTTGTTGGAAATGAAGTGGAATTTTTTAACAGGGAAACCTTAGAAAAAGTTGAAAATAAGTCCTATAGAGTTATTGATGTAACTAATCCCGGAGAATATTCAAATAATTTGCAATATATGGAAGTTTATTTTGATAAAGACTTACCTGATTATTTAAATGATAAAATTGATAATGAAGGTAAATATGTAGCAGAAAATATAACTTATACTCCGGAGGTTTTAATAGAAAATAATAAATTTTCAAATGTTCCATCCAGAGCTTTACTATGTACTACCAGAAAAAAAACAGTAATAAGAAACAATATATTTGAAAATATTACTATGGCTTCAATATACTTATCAAATGATGCTAATGAATGGTATGAATCGGGAAAAATTGAAAATATGATTATAGAAAATAATGTTTTTAAATATAATAAAGAATTTTTGAAATTAAATGATACTAAATCAATTTGGATAGAGCCGATATTGAAAAATGAAAACAAAGAAGTATCTATTCATAAAAATATAAAAATAATAAATAATAAATTTGAAATTGAAAAAGAAAAAGCGGTGATTTTTAAGAATACTTCCAATATTTTTATTGATAAAAACATATATCAGAATTGA
- a CDS encoding type 2 periplasmic-binding domain-containing protein yields the protein MKKIIASLLALVLVFGLVACGQKKKETKQGEKKEKPTITYLVHASGKDKDKVAQKINERLAELKANYKIKFMAFSWGDYETKIGLLARGADKEKFDLATTASWLGPFKTLVADKTLLDLNPYLEKNAPKLAKSLTAAQKAGASIDGKLYGIQTIIDKAPMARDMFIWNVKELEKIGKKPEDVKNITDVKGLEPILKAYKEKFPEKTPMRGDVWAERRLNNFIRTKSDGTYTVENYLTSPELKAKFELVAKYRDAGYLGKESGTENNPLKETQKQPDQWLVSRGEGEPGSEATWTDQNKTPVVAVPIAEDNILYNDNIQGKLTSVYAHTNHAAEAVNFIELARFDEKIQNLLAWGIEGTHYNVKDGRAVPVDKQEGWNPWRNQWSNDVRIPEPTGADINSPELKAKIDAYVKPIVPSVDLGFNPSEGLQTKIDNVLAARDGIVDLQNGRMNVYDEFVKRVKAAGADEVVKELKAEFDAWYAKNHK from the coding sequence ATGAAAAAAATTATAGCTTCATTATTAGCTTTAGTTTTAGTTTTTGGTTTGGTAGCATGTGGCCAAAAGAAGAAAGAAACTAAGCAGGGAGAAAAGAAAGAAAAACCAACTATTACATATTTGGTACACGCTTCAGGAAAAGACAAGGATAAAGTTGCTCAAAAAATTAACGAAAGATTAGCAGAATTAAAAGCTAATTACAAAATTAAATTTATGGCATTTTCATGGGGAGACTATGAAACAAAGATTGGTTTATTAGCTAGAGGTGCTGATAAAGAAAAATTTGATTTAGCTACAACAGCTTCATGGTTAGGACCTTTCAAAACATTGGTTGCTGATAAAACATTATTGGATTTAAATCCATATTTAGAAAAAAATGCTCCAAAACTGGCAAAATCTTTAACAGCTGCTCAAAAAGCAGGGGCTTCAATTGATGGAAAATTATATGGTATCCAAACAATTATTGATAAAGCTCCAATGGCAAGAGATATGTTTATTTGGAATGTAAAAGAATTAGAAAAAATAGGTAAGAAACCGGAAGATGTAAAGAATATTACTGACGTTAAAGGATTAGAACCTATATTAAAAGCTTATAAAGAAAAATTCCCAGAAAAAACACCAATGAGAGGTGACGTATGGGCAGAAAGAAGATTAAATAACTTCATCAGAACAAAATCAGACGGCACATATACAGTAGAAAATTACTTAACATCACCTGAGTTAAAAGCAAAATTTGAATTAGTTGCAAAATATAGAGATGCAGGATACTTAGGAAAAGAATCAGGTACAGAAAATAATCCATTAAAAGAAACACAAAAACAACCAGATCAATGGTTAGTATCAAGAGGTGAAGGAGAACCTGGTTCAGAAGCAACATGGACAGATCAAAATAAAACACCTGTAGTAGCAGTTCCAATTGCAGAAGATAATATCTTATACAATGACAATATACAAGGTAAATTAACATCTGTTTATGCACATACAAATCATGCAGCAGAAGCAGTAAACTTTATAGAATTAGCAAGATTTGATGAAAAAATCCAAAACCTATTGGCATGGGGTATTGAAGGTACACACTACAACGTTAAAGACGGTAGAGCAGTTCCTGTTGATAAACAAGAAGGATGGAACCCATGGAGGAATCAATGGTCAAATGACGTAAGAATCCCAGAACCAACAGGTGCAGATATTAATTCACCTGAGTTAAAAGCAAAGATAGATGCATATGTAAAACCAATTGTGCCTTCTGTTGACTTAGGATTTAACCCAAGTGAAGGTCTACAAACAAAAATTGACAATGTTTTAGCTGCAAGAGACGGTATTGTTGATCTACAAAATGGTAGAATGAATGTTTATGATGAGTTTGTAAAACGTGTTAAAGCTGCCGGAGCAGATGAAGTTGTTAAAGAATTAAAAGCTGAATTTGATGCTTGGTATGCAAAAAATCATAAATAA
- a CDS encoding carbohydrate ABC transporter permease, whose translation MAKKKLKSSIAISGGTNILFNILLFLIAAMCIFPLLYVFSISISTKESIAQYGYQIIPKEISLASYKQILGNGSSILNAFKNSVILTIVGTILGTFTIITYAYAMSRNDFLYRRFFNTIAFIPMLFGGGMVASYIVMVNILGLKNTPLALLLPLLFNTFYLVIMRTFFQTSVPFALIEAAMVDGANEFDIFFKIVLPISLPGIATISLFLTLAYWNDWFNAMIYLDDTFSPYSTLQYMLIKIQRTLEVVILKSSHMGPAAMEALKSLPTDGIRMAIVVVTTFPIALSYPFFQRYFVQGLTLGAVKE comes from the coding sequence ATGGCAAAAAAGAAATTAAAATCAAGTATAGCTATTTCTGGTGGAACAAATATTTTATTTAATATTTTATTATTCCTGATTGCAGCTATGTGTATCTTCCCGTTACTATATGTATTTTCAATATCTATAAGTACAAAAGAATCAATTGCACAATATGGTTATCAAATTATTCCTAAGGAAATTTCATTGGCTTCATATAAACAAATTCTTGGAAATGGTAGTTCTATATTAAATGCATTTAAGAATTCGGTAATATTAACAATAGTTGGTACAATCTTAGGTACATTTACAATAATTACTTATGCTTATGCGATGTCAAGAAATGACTTCTTGTATAGAAGATTTTTCAATACAATTGCATTTATTCCTATGTTATTTGGTGGTGGTATGGTTGCCAGCTACATTGTTATGGTAAATATTTTAGGATTAAAAAATACACCATTAGCACTTTTATTACCACTATTATTTAATACTTTCTATTTGGTAATTATGAGAACATTTTTCCAAACAAGTGTTCCATTTGCTTTGATTGAAGCAGCAATGGTTGATGGGGCAAATGAGTTTGATATTTTCTTCAAAATTGTTTTACCTATTTCATTACCCGGTATCGCTACAATATCACTATTCTTAACATTAGCATACTGGAATGATTGGTTTAATGCTATGATTTATTTAGATGATACATTTTCACCATATTCAACATTACAATATATGTTAATTAAAATTCAGAGAACACTGGAAGTTGTTATATTAAAAAGCTCACACATGGGACCTGCTGCTATGGAAGCATTGAAATCATTACCGACTGACGGTATTAGAATGGCGATAGTTGTAGTAACTACATTCCCAATAGCTTTATCATATCCATTCTTCCAAAGATACTTTGTACAAGGATTAACATTAGGAGCAGTTAAAGAATAA
- a CDS encoding ABC transporter permease, with product MKKNNKINKDSRKRSLQLAWFTVPGLIWLIVFCYLPMFGLVVAFKDYKNYDGNFFTSLFKSEWTLKNFEFFFKTSDAWLVTKNTLMYNMVFITLNIVVPLIVAIMLHELLNKRMAKAYQTATFLPYFLSWIVISYSVYAMLQNDTGLFNQIRRMFGLEGIDWYRQPGYWPFFYIFLHTWKGLGYNTVIYLAALSGIDKSLYEAASIDGASKLQQAKHITIPLLRPVIIIIFILSLGGIFRSDFGLFFHIPNSGGGAASLRNVSEVIDTYIYKLLMNSQNIKQSSAIGFFQSVIGFILVFTANKIVKRFDPERAIY from the coding sequence ATGAAAAAGAACAATAAAATAAATAAAGATTCTCGTAAGAGAAGTTTACAATTAGCGTGGTTTACAGTCCCTGGTTTGATTTGGTTAATTGTATTCTGCTATTTACCAATGTTTGGTTTAGTAGTTGCATTTAAGGATTACAAAAATTATGACGGAAATTTCTTTACAAGTCTATTTAAGAGTGAATGGACATTAAAGAACTTTGAATTTTTCTTTAAAACAAGTGATGCATGGCTAGTTACAAAAAATACATTGATGTACAACATGGTATTTATTACATTGAATATTGTTGTTCCTTTAATCGTAGCTATAATGTTACACGAACTTTTAAATAAGAGAATGGCAAAAGCCTATCAAACTGCAACATTTTTACCATACTTTTTATCATGGATAGTTATATCCTATTCAGTATATGCAATGTTACAAAATGATACAGGGCTATTTAACCAAATACGAAGAATGTTTGGACTTGAAGGAATTGATTGGTATAGACAGCCGGGATATTGGCCTTTCTTCTATATATTCTTACATACGTGGAAAGGGCTGGGATATAATACGGTTATATATTTAGCGGCATTATCAGGAATTGATAAATCTTTATATGAAGCTGCTTCAATTGACGGTGCAAGTAAATTGCAACAAGCAAAGCATATTACTATACCTTTATTAAGACCTGTTATAATTATTATATTTATATTATCATTAGGTGGTATCTTCAGATCAGACTTCGGGCTATTCTTCCACATACCAAACAGTGGTGGTGGAGCTGCTTCATTAAGAAATGTTTCAGAAGTTATCGATACTTATATATATAAATTACTGATGAACAGCCAAAACATAAAACAATCGTCGGCTATAGGATTTTTCCAATCCGTAATAGGATTTATTTTAGTATTTACAGCTAATAAGATTGTTAAGAGATTTGACCCTGAAAGAGCAATTTATTAG
- a CDS encoding ABC transporter ATP-binding protein → MATLNLKNIDKVYDNGFQAVHNFNLDIADKEFIVFVGPSGCGKSTTLRMIAGLEDISAGELYINDRLVNNMPPKDRNIAMVFQSYALYPHMSVYDNLAFGLKLKKIPKNDIDRMVKEAARILEIEELLDRKPKQLSGGQRQRVALGRAIVRKADVFLMDEPLSNLDAKLRIQMRSELIKLHRRMETTTIYVTHDQTEAMTMASRIVVMSKGYVQQIGTPKEIYSKPANKFVASFIGSPAMNFFSGKIENGRFVANDLDVYLPKGHEDVIKKYEGKSVTLGIRPEELRLVDFDKEEFTETAHMKMHVEVSELLGHEYILHGSISGQKAVSKINVDVDKFDESRIEYDIKVDASKITLFDDETEESLF, encoded by the coding sequence ATGGCAACACTTAATTTAAAAAATATTGATAAAGTGTATGATAATGGATTCCAAGCGGTACACAATTTTAATTTAGATATTGCAGATAAGGAATTTATTGTATTTGTTGGACCATCCGGTTGCGGAAAATCAACAACATTACGTATGATAGCAGGATTGGAGGATATTTCTGCTGGAGAGTTATATATTAATGATAGACTTGTAAATAATATGCCGCCAAAAGATAGAAATATTGCGATGGTATTTCAATCATATGCTTTATATCCACATATGTCAGTTTATGACAATTTAGCATTTGGGTTAAAACTAAAGAAAATACCTAAAAATGATATAGATAGAATGGTTAAAGAGGCTGCAAGGATTCTTGAAATTGAAGAATTATTAGATAGAAAACCAAAGCAATTATCCGGTGGACAAAGACAAAGGGTAGCTTTGGGAAGAGCTATTGTAAGAAAAGCAGATGTATTTTTAATGGATGAACCATTATCAAACTTAGATGCTAAATTGAGAATTCAAATGAGATCCGAGTTGATAAAATTGCATAGAAGAATGGAAACAACAACAATTTATGTAACACACGACCAAACTGAAGCTATGACAATGGCATCAAGAATTGTTGTTATGAGTAAAGGTTACGTTCAACAAATTGGTACACCAAAAGAAATATATAGTAAACCGGCAAATAAATTTGTTGCCAGCTTTATAGGATCACCTGCTATGAACTTCTTTAGTGGTAAGATTGAAAATGGAAGATTTGTTGCAAATGATTTAGACGTATATTTACCAAAGGGACATGAAGATGTAATTAAAAAATACGAAGGCAAATCAGTTACATTAGGTATCAGACCTGAAGAGTTAAGACTTGTAGATTTTGATAAAGAAGAATTTACAGAAACTGCACACATGAAGATGCATGTAGAAGTTTCAGAATTACTTGGACATGAATATATTTTACACGGTAGTATTTCCGGGCAAAAAGCTGTTTCAAAGATTAATGTTGACGTTGATAAATTTGATGAATCAAGAATAGAATATGATATTAAAGTTGATGCTTCAAAGATTACATTATTTGATGATGAAACAGAGGAAAGTTTATTTTAA